ATGCCACTGACTTGCGCTTCACAGAATCCGTGTTTGATGGCCTCAGATGTCGAAAAGGTAATCACTTTACCTTCAGTAGATATGCTATCTACCTCTACATCCTGATCTACCATTGCTTCGGCTATTTTCGGATCTCGCCCGTTAGCTTCTGCAGTAGAACGCATGATCGAACGCATGTAAGATTGGTATTTGTCAGGAGCTGCTGCTCCGTCCTGTGTCACTACTGTAGCTGCGCCTATACTTGCGCCTTTGGCCATGTAAATGCTATCACAAGCAATCGAAATCAAAGCCCCTGCGGATGCAGCGTCTTTGTTGATATACACATAAATAGGCTTTTCAAACTCCAGTACTCTTGTTCTGATATCATCGGCATCATTGAGTGCTCCGCCATAGGTATCCATTTCTATAATGACATAATCGGCTTCTTGTTTTACAGCTTCTTCAAGGGCCAATTCCGTATAACGATTGGTGCGTGGATCAATATCAGCATCCAGTTTCATCAAGAAAACCAAAGGCTTAACTCGTGTGCTATCCTGGGCCAAAAGATTTGTGCTAAATCCTAAGAAAAGAAACAATATGAGTGGGAGACGTTTGTACATCAAGGATTAAATTTAGATTTGCCCGAAAGATATTTATTATTTGTCACTTCCATTAAACGAATACGGAATTTTGACCGCTGAAAATAAGCATAACCAAGTCACTTTTGATTTTCCCATCCAATCAATCATTCCCGGATCAGATGAAAATTTGCTATTGATTGAAACTCATGATTTGAATACCAAATCACAAACTTTTCTTCTTTTGTCCTTTGAGCCACTAGAAATTATTCAGGCCATTTCGTTCGATGATGAATACACCGGATTGGTGACGAAATCATATGATAAAAGTCGTCTCCTTTTCATTCAATATTCTGACCAAAACAATCCGGACCTGACCAATATCTATACTTTCAATTGGACTGGAGGAGAGCCTACCTTTACACTCCAAAACACAAGAATCATTCAATCTGGCCCAAATTGGATTAAAGTACCGCATCCTCATTTTGCCAACAAGGGAATTTACATTGATGTAAAGTCTGGCTCTCAAATGAGAGAAAAACCAAAAACAGAAAAGGACCTCTTTCAAAACATACAATATGCAACTGCTTATCTCGAAGAGTCCGAGTATTTCCAATGGTTCGTACAATATTTTGCGAAACATGGCATTACTCCTTGTAGACAAATTGAATACCTAAAAACCGAACACGCTGTATTAATTTCCTATTATGAAAATAAAGAAGAGAAATTATCAAATAGTCTCACTCTGCTAGATAAAGAAGGCACGATTTTAGAGCAGATTGTTTTAGATGAAAAGCTCAACGGAATTGGCAAAGACACATTTTTCGTCTATCAAAATAAGGCCATATTTGTTACTCATAAAAAGACCCTTAATCTATATGAATTATAAACTGCTCGTTTTCTTCCTTTTCATGAGTTTGACTCAATTTGGATATTCATATGCACCCATGGATAGTCTCCGTGTGGAAAAAATAAAGGGCAAAAAATACATCATCCACAGAGCAGAGCCTAAGGAAACGCTGTACTCCATTACTAAGAGATATGGCGTTACACTGGAAGATTTATATGAATACAATCCTTCACTTAAAGAAAATGGATTGAAAATGTATGATACGATTCAGGTGCCTTTGGTCAAAAAAAGAAAAAAGCAAGAACCCGAGGTTGAAGCCAGTGAATCCGAAAATTATCATGTTGTACAGGCGGGAGAAACCTTGTTTGCTATTTCAAGGAAATATGAATTGACTGTCGACTCACTTATTGCTATCAATAAATTAGAAAATGCATCCTTGAATATTGGAGACACACTTTTCACAAGGCCTCAATCAAAAACAATCACTAAACCTTCTTCTAACGACAATAAAAAATACCATGTGGTACAACCTTCGGAAACGCTTTTCGGAATTTCAAGAATGTATCAGGTGGAAATTGAAGACATCCAAAAATGGAATAACCTTCCAGACTATACTTTGTCTATTGGCCAAAGGCTTATAGTATCTGGTGATTCTGTAGCCAAACCCGAGCTTGAATCACCGGTGGCGCCAATTGTCAAAAAGGAAGTAGACACCATTTATGTAAAACCAGAAAAACCTGCTTTGGACACGCTTTATGTAAAAACAGACAATAGCCAATTTAAAAGCAAGACAAGCGAAGTTGAAGGTAAACAGCAAACTGTAGAAGAAGGTTTTGCCATGAGAATCGAAGACACGGACTATACACAAAAATATCTCGCACTCCACCGATCTGCACCATTAGGCTCTACTATTCAGGTAAAAAATCAAATGACCAATCAAATGATAGAGGCAAAAGTGGTAGGCAAATTGCCTGAAAGTGCTTTGAATCAAAAATTGCTTTTGAGACTGTCGTCGGCCGCCTACAAAGCTATGGGCGCCATCGATCTCAAAACACCGATTATTGTCAGTTACGCACCAGATGCAGAATGACCTGAAAAGCTTCTTGGATGAGAAGGTGGAATTGTACAATCAACCTTCATTCATTCCAGACGATCCCATTTCTATTCCTCACCAATTTTCTAAGAAACAGGATATCGAAATCTCCGGATTATTTGCAGCCACTTTAGCTTGGGGCCAAAGAAAAACGATTATTAACAAGTGCAATGAATTGATGAAAATGATGGATCATGCTCCGCATGATTTCATTCTGAATCATAGCGAAAATGACCTCAAACAGTTCTTAAACTTCAAACATAGAACCTTCAACCCCACCGATACGCTTTTCTTCATTGATTTTTTAAAGTCACACTTTCAAAAACATAACTCATTAGAAACAGCATTCACAAATGGCATGAAGGGTGATATGGAAGTTTACCTCACTAATTTCCACAATGGCCTATTTGAGCACCCAGATGCACCTGACAGAACAAGAAAACATGTGGCTACTCCAGTTCGAAAGTCTGCTTGCAAACGACTCAATATGTATTTGAGATGGATGGTAAGACAAGACAATAAAGGGGTTGATTTCGGTATCTGGGATGCCATTAAACCAAGCCAATTGATTTGCCCATTAGATGTGCACGTAGAACGTGTGGCTAAGCGATTAGATCTCTTACAACGTAAACAAACCGATTGGCGAGCCGCTGTGGAATTAAGCGATAATCTAAGAGAATTAGACCCTCAAGATCCAGTGAAATACGATTTTGCCCTATTTGGTATAGGTGTGATGGAGAAGTTTTAAGAGTTGAAAGTTGGAAAGAAAAAAGTTGAAAGAAGAGCAATGAACTTGTCACTTTAAACTTTCTACTTTAAACGAAGATTACCCCCTCCAATTCTCTGGCTCCATTCTCCAAGAATTCAAAGAATCTAGCTCATCACTTTTGATCAGATTAGAAGACACAGCGATATCCAATAAAGAATGGTAATCAGATAAGGTAAAGTGCGATACGTTCGCTTGCATCAAGTTTCTATCGGCATGTGGGAAGCCATAGGTGAAGATTGCCCCTAGACCTAGCACTTTCATACCAGCCTCTCTCAGTGCCTCTATGGCCTTGATGGAGCTCCCTCCAGTCGAAATCAAATCCTCTACTACAAATACATTTTTACCTTCTTGCACCTGCCCTTCGATCTGATTGGTTCTACCGTGAGACTTGGCTTTGTCTCTAACGTAGATAAATGGCAAACCCATTTCCTCGGCGATCAATGCACCTTGTGGGATACCAGCTGTTGCTACACCAGCGATCACTTCCGTTTTAGGATATCTGGCTTTGATTTCTTTGACGAACGCATTTTTTATAACTGTACGCAGCTCAGGATAAGATAACGTCATCCTGTTATCACAATAGATCGGCGATTTCCATCCAGACGCCCAAGTGAAAGGGTCTTTTGGTTGAAGTTTGATCGCTTTGATCTCTAATAACTCTGTTGCGATTTGCGCGCTAAGCGGAAGATTTGATTCATTGTTCGTCATGTGGCGAAATTAATAATATTTTAAATCAAGATTTCTCTGAAAGAATGAATTCTAAAAATTGAAGAAAAATTAATCACTGAAATTGTGAATCTCACGAATTTTTATCCATGTTCGCCAAGTACTTTTATAGAAATGAAGATATACATTAACGATATACCAGTTAGGATTCGCGATCGAGAAAATGAGTCCAGCAAGAAATTTGATGTGATACTTGATAGCGAGGTAGATGACATCCAGGCTATCAGACTCAAGGGCAAAGTGCTCATCAATGAAAAGTCTCATGAAGCTATCAATCGATTGCTTCACATCATGACGGATAAGAAGTACAGCAAAATCAAACAAATCGAAATCAGAGTCAAAAACAAAGTAAAGGCGCAGCAGTACCTCAAGTCAAAATTTGATATAGTAGAAGCTGCCGGAGGCGTGGTGGAAAAAGATGGAAAAACACTAATGATCCTCAGAAACGATCTTTGGGATATTCCAAAAGGAAAACTAGAAAAAGGAGAAAAAAGATCTGAAGGCGCTGTAAGAGAAGTCGAAGAAGAAACCGGAGTAAAAGTACAACGGGAGGAAAAAATCTGTTCTACCTGGCACACCTACATTCGCAATAAAAAATATGTATTAAAGAAGACGACTTGGTACAGAATGATCTGTCTGGATGATAGCGAAATGAAGCCGCAAAAAGAAGAAAACATTCAAAAGACAGTTTGGATGACGGAAAGCGAAGTGGATGTAGCCATGCTCCATTCATTCAAAACTATCGAGCAAGTCGTAGAAAAATATAGGAAACTTTTAAAGAAAGTAGCTAATTAAAGCTCGTAGGGAATGAATGGGCTGATGTCTCCATCGTATTTGTGCACCTCCCTTATAATCGTCGAACTGATGTGTGCGTATTCAGGAGAAGTAATTAGAAAGACTGTCTCCAAATCAGCATTTAGGTATCTATTCACCTGAGAAATACTGTTTTCGTATTCAAAATCTGTTGTATTTCTCAATCCCCGAATAAGAAAAGAGGCGTCTGTCTTTTTTGCTAAATCCGCTGTCAGCTCATTATAAACCATCACAGACACATTTTCATCTGACTTAAAAGCAGACTTCACTCTATCTACCATGTACTCTACTTCGAAATATCTCGACTTGGCACTATTGTAACCAATAGCTACGACCACTTCATCGAATAACTTAAGCGCTCGACGGACAATATCCTGATGCCCTTTGGTAAATGGGTCAAAAGAACCCGGAAAAAGAGCAATTTTTTTATCCGACATGGTTATGGTTTTAGTCGCAGAGATACACACTCAGCAAATCAAAATACTGATGATCAGCCAGCTCGTCGAAATGATAATTGAATTTGAGATTTGCTGGACGCTTTCCAAAGGAAATGTTTCCAATGTACTTCGAAAACAACTTGTAGTGATCCGAGCCTTTAGAGATATTACCCCACAGCATCACTTTCTGAGTACGTTGGTTTAGGTTGAACTCCTTAAATACCAACATCACATACTTCACATAATCTTTGGCTTCCTTAATAGAAAACTGATTGTAGTAATGTAGTTTATGATTCTCAGAAACAAATACATGCATGATACCCCTATCAAGGATACAATAGACGATTTTAGATTCCGCCTCGGTGTTGTATTTAAGGATCCCTTCGATTAGCGCACTTCCTTGGTGAATTACCTCAATCTCCTTGTTAGGATACAGCGAATTGATCCAGCTCACTAGTCGCTTATCAGCTGCAAAAGCATTCACCACATTAGAAGAAGTGTGCTTATAAGTATATTCACTTTCTACCGAATCGTTGATTGTGCAATTCAGCATCAAATAATCACGAACCGAGTCTTCCACAAAGTGTGTAGCCGGAATCAATGAAAATTTATGACTCTTGAGAGATAGTTTGATAGAACTCCAAAAACCTGCCATAAGCAAGTGATGATTTTCAAATAGTTTAGCCAGTACTTGCAATCTCGCATTGATTGTCTTTACGTCTTGAAGAATATAATCCTCCAATAACAGACAAGTATCCGTGCGTGTATCCGTGATACTCATTTGAAAATCACGAATCCCTATTTGCATCGAAAGACAGTAATGATGTAGTTCGTCTACATCAAATTTACTGTCTTTGATTCTTTTTACTAGCTTGTATGTTGCGCTATGTATAGCTTCCAAATCTTATGTTATTCCCAGTTTCCTGCTGTAGTAATACTTGTTCTAGACCCAAATCTTAGAGGCTTTTTGGTTCTAGCTTCATTATCTTCTTTTCTTTTAGGATCTACTGGTGCTGTATTCCAAACCTCAACTACATCCACTCGAACATTGCTCTTCTCGATTTTATCTGCCCACATCGCAAATTTCTTGTCCGTGGTACCGGGTACAATGTCCAATGTCGCTAAGTCAAATTTTGGATATTTCGCTGGAGAAAACAATGAATCTCTTACAGCTACAGTACCTAACGTATCAATTTCTACAACCACACTATCAGCGCCATAAGACAATTGATGGATAGTTTCAATTCTAGAAGTTAAATAGAATTGTCCTGAATCGATGAAATTCTTCAACTTATCCCAATCACTCGTATACTGTCCATTTACCGCTTGGTATCCAATCTGTGCTTCTCTGATCATCATCAATTTTTTAATGATCTGTCCTTCCATTCTTTCGATTCTGTCAGCCTCATCGATAGATGTGTAAATGCTATTTCCTAAAAAGCCCGCCAACAAAAGCGAAAGGACTAAAAAGCTTATTGATATTATCTTTGTCTTCTCCATGCTTGAATTTCGATTTTTTGCAAGTATAAATATTTTTTAGAGTAATTCTGCCTTAAGCAAATGCTATTTTAAGGATTATTTCCAATATTAAAAAATCCCTTTTTCTTAAATAGATCGTCAATGGATTCTAAGTTCTGAAACAGCAGATGAATACAGTTTTTAGACAGCCCATTTATCTCTAAAACGTTCATCCATCGAGCTTCTTTCAAAATAGATTTTTCACCCAACTCTGGGTCAGAACCCAATTGTAATTTACCACCGATTTGCTCCACCACAAAGAATAGTTCTATGGCATGCAGTTCTCCACTTATAAATTCACTTGCACCCAAAAAGTCACAAACTTTCACAGAAATATTTACCTCTTCCTGAAATTCTCTAATTAGGGCTTCACTGACTTGCTCTCCAAACACCACCCCTCCTCCTGGTGGCAGCCATAACTCATTCTCTTTATTTAATCCAGAATGGTTAAGTAGCAAAACCTTACTGTCTTGAATGAGGAGACCCATTACCCTAGTCCTTATTTGATTTCCAAAAATAGTTTTGATTTCTTCTGATCTCATAGATTGAGCTGGCTATACTTGCGCTAAATTAATCAATATCACTTGCCACTTCCTTCCGAAATATTAAGAAACAAATTCGAGCATGAGCCTACCGTAAGCCAAGCCAAAGCTTTCTTAGCCATCGACCAGTTTGTCGCAGCTAAGACAGCCAAGCCCACCATGATCCTCAAAGGCTACGCAGGTACAGGTAAAACTTCCATAGTGGCCACATTGGTAAAAGTCCTTCCACTCTTCAACTATAAGTTTGTATTGCTTGCTCCAACAGGTAGAGCTGCAAAAGTGATCAGTCAGTACGCCAAACGCACGGCATTCACTATTCACAAAAGGATATACAAAGCTAAATCTAACCAAGAGGCTACCGGACCTGTATTTAGTCAAACTAAAAACTACCAGTCCAATACTATTTTCATTGTAGATGAAGCCTCTATGATTAGCTCCGAGGCAGATTACAAAAACAAAAGCCTACTCAACGACCTGATACAATACGTCTTCGAAAAAGATGGCAATAAACTATTACTTGTGGGTGATACAGCTCAGCTCCCTCCTGTACATCAAGAAAAAAGCATGGCGCTTGATAGGGATCATTTATCAGATGTCTACCAACTAGATACTACAGAAAGTGTTTTGACAGAAATTACACGCCAAGCTGAGAATAGCGGGATTTTACTCAATGCCACCAGCTTGAGAAATAATCTTTTTCAAAAAGAAAAGCTGGTCCACTTCGATACAAAGTCTCACAAAGACATCTACCGAATGACCGGAGAACGACTGGAAGATGGTCTGAGGTATGCCCATGACAAATATGGTTTGGAGAATACACTGATTATCTGCAGATCGAATAAAAATGCAGTGATGTATAACCACTACATCCGAAACACACTTTTCTATAAAGAAGATGAATTGGATGCCGGCGACTTACTCATGATCTCTCGAAACAACTACAATTTCGCCACGGATCAGGTGCCTTCTGGCTTTTTGGCCAATGGGGATTTTATGGAGATTTTGAAAATAAAAAGAACCGAAGAGCTGCATGGCTTGAGGTTTGCAGATGTTGAAATTAGATTGACCGATTACCCAGATGCCGAACCCTTCGAAGCTAAAATCATCCTGGATGGGTTGCATAGTTATACGCCGGCGCTGACGCAAGAACAAAATCAAGCACTTTATAAAAGTGTATTGATCGACTACATGGACCTTCCTAAAAAACAACAAAAGGAGGCCATGAAAGAAGATAAATATCTGAATGCCCTGCAGGTAAAGTATGCCTATGCACTGACCTGCCACAAAAGTCAGGGTGGACAATGGGATGCTGTTTTTGTGGATCAAGGATATTTAGGAGAGGCAGAAATTGACAATGACTTTATCCGATGGACCTATACGGCCATTACAAGAGCAAAAAATGAACTTTTTCTGGTTAATTTTGACACCAAATTCTTTTAGAATTACGTTAAGTATCAAACAACTAAAAAACTAGCAATGAAATATATATTGAGCGTAGCGGTTATTTTATGTCTGGCCTTCTCAGCCAGCGCACAGGATGCAGAACTTTTAGCACCGACCCCTCCAGGGCCATTTATCAAGTTTTCTGAGATGTCTCATGACTTTGGAGACATCGAGCAAGGCGAGAAAGTGGAATACACCTTCGAATTCACCAACACTGGCGATGCACCCATTGTAATTTCGAATGTACTCACCACCTGCGGATGTACTGCTTCTAGCTGGCCACGTGAACCTGTTCTTCCTGGTACTTCTAGTAAAATAGAAGTAAGTTTTAATAGCGCTGGGAAAATTGGACATCAAAACAAGGTGATTACTATCATGAGTAATGCTACCAACAATCCTGAGCGGGTGAAAATTGTTACCAATATTTTACCAAAGACGGATTCTTAAGATAGGAATAGGAAAACATTTTAAAAAAGGCTCTGAAGCAAACTTCAGGGCCTTTTTTCTTAAACGTGTTGATCAATCAATATCATGTTCCCATCCGGATCAGCCATCATCATACTCGCAGGCCCTGTAGTAGATTCATCGGCCTCTTGAATCAGCTGAACCTTCTCCTCTTTCATTTTCTTTTGAATAGCTCTGACATCATCAAAGGAATCTAAAGTATTAGCTGCTTGATCCCACCCAGGATTGAAGGTAAGTAAATTGCCTTCAAACATTCCCTGAAACAAGCCGATCAATGTTTGATCATTTTTCATGATTAGGTAATTCTGATCTGGACTTCCCGCAAATACAGCAAAGCCCAGGTTTTCATAAAATGATTTTGAAACGGTCAGGTCTTTCACACTAAGACTGACTGAAAATGCTCCGAGTTTCATAATGAATTAATTTAAGTTCGATCTATCTAGTTTTTAAAGCAAAAGAAGAAATCAGCGTCATGACCAACCCTATCGGAAACACCGTCCCGAACATGAGTAACCCACCAAAAGCTGGACTAAGCCATAAGTCCTTCCCCTCATTGATGTAAGCAAGCTCCGCTTCCATTTCCTCTGGGGTCAAAGCACTATTGGTTTTCACCATGGTAATGGAATGATCTAAATAAGTCTGAAGGAAATCGGGCATGAGCCAGGCATATAACACATAAGAAAAGATGCCAAAGGCGAGAGCGGCAACAAAATTTACAAAAGTACCGAAGATGAAAGCCTGTTTAAAAGACAGGTCTCCATTCAATTCGGTTTTGTATTGTTTTATCCCAAAATAAATGGCCGTTAAAGACAGGATCATGGAGGCGTAGCCATATACCTCTCCTGCTCCCAATTCCATATCTTCTCCATAAATCCAAAAAGGCAGCATGACACCGAACATCATAACTACAGACCCTATCAAACCATATTTGATTGCAATGTTTTTCATTTTTCAATAGTTGATGATACACCAAATGTAAGAGAAGACCGGAGAAATGGGCTCACCCAAAAGTATGAAATCTAACTTATTCGACGATTCTCAATTCTTTCGCCTTGGCCAAAGCTTGAGTTCTTCGCTTCGCATGAAGTTTTAAGTACAGGTTACTGATATGCGTTTTTACAGTATTCAGAGAAACAAATAGCTTGTCGGCAATCTCCTGATTAGACAAACCATTATTCAATTCCACCAGTACATCGAGTTCTCGATCGCTAAGATTAATTTTCTTCCCATTTTCAATGGACACCTGAGGAGCAGCTAGTTCCTCTTTCGATCCACTCAATTTAATTCCGGCCCAAATTCCTAAGGCCATAAAGAGCAATCCTACGCCTGCGGCATAAAACTCGAATGACAGTACCCTGACGAGATGGAAATAGTCCAGTGCATTCAGAAGTGTGAGCAATAGCCCAACGCTCAACCCGATGAATACTGCTGATTTTTTCAAACCTATTCGTTAAATCCAGTCCTGTGATAATTAATAGTTGTTCCTCTATCCAGAATAGAGAAATGGTTGCTGTTGGGGAAATTAAACCTATAATCTTTAGAATTAGCCTCTAAAAAGATTTCAGTTTCGTAATGAAGGTTCAGTTCGAAATGACTGCTTCCAGCAGCATTAACCATCCAATATATGAAATGATGATTATGCTCGTCATAGCTGATTACACTCTTTTTGTAAAGTTTCCCATCTCTTTTGAATCTCAACTCCATGGAATGAGGAAAGATGTCTACTATTTCACAAGTAGAATTATCAGATCCTTTGAAGGTACCCGGAATCAGATCAAAAATATAGTTAGTGTTTTTCAGTGAATCTTCGGCAGGGTAGACTTCTGAAGCCAACCTGATCACAGTTTCAAAATGTCTCTTGCAGTCTTCGGCTCTTTCACTGAAATCTTCATCTGATTTCGGAAATGGAAATTGCAAGAAAAATTCCTTAAACGATGGAGCACCGTTATATAGCTTTTGTATACGTTGGGTTTTACCAATCGCATCAATATGCACCACTTTACCTTTGACCACCCTTCCTTTATTTGACTTCACCTCTTCTATTCTTATCGAAGCCAAATCCAAATCTCTTAGGTTCACAATTCGGTCGAAATAGAGACCTTTATCTACACGATTAGGGGTGTCCGAACTGGAATTTTTTACGTTTATGGATTGTTTTTCAGCGTTGTATAGAAAATTATTGTGCCACCACTTCCCTGTCG
The sequence above is drawn from the Reichenbachiella sp. genome and encodes:
- a CDS encoding LysM peptidoglycan-binding domain-containing protein, whose protein sequence is MNYKLLVFFLFMSLTQFGYSYAPMDSLRVEKIKGKKYIIHRAEPKETLYSITKRYGVTLEDLYEYNPSLKENGLKMYDTIQVPLVKKRKKQEPEVEASESENYHVVQAGETLFAISRKYELTVDSLIAINKLENASLNIGDTLFTRPQSKTITKPSSNDNKKYHVVQPSETLFGISRMYQVEIEDIQKWNNLPDYTLSIGQRLIVSGDSVAKPELESPVAPIVKKEVDTIYVKPEKPALDTLYVKTDNSQFKSKTSEVEGKQQTVEEGFAMRIEDTDYTQKYLALHRSAPLGSTIQVKNQMTNQMIEAKVVGKLPESALNQKLLLRLSSAAYKAMGAIDLKTPIIVSYAPDAE
- a CDS encoding TIGR02757 family protein; this translates as MQNDLKSFLDEKVELYNQPSFIPDDPISIPHQFSKKQDIEISGLFAATLAWGQRKTIINKCNELMKMMDHAPHDFILNHSENDLKQFLNFKHRTFNPTDTLFFIDFLKSHFQKHNSLETAFTNGMKGDMEVYLTNFHNGLFEHPDAPDRTRKHVATPVRKSACKRLNMYLRWMVRQDNKGVDFGIWDAIKPSQLICPLDVHVERVAKRLDLLQRKQTDWRAAVELSDNLRELDPQDPVKYDFALFGIGVMEKF
- the pyrE gene encoding orotate phosphoribosyltransferase, which produces MTNNESNLPLSAQIATELLEIKAIKLQPKDPFTWASGWKSPIYCDNRMTLSYPELRTVIKNAFVKEIKARYPKTEVIAGVATAGIPQGALIAEEMGLPFIYVRDKAKSHGRTNQIEGQVQEGKNVFVVEDLISTGGSSIKAIEALREAGMKVLGLGAIFTYGFPHADRNLMQANVSHFTLSDYHSLLDIAVSSNLIKSDELDSLNSWRMEPENWRG
- a CDS encoding NUDIX hydrolase, translating into MKIYINDIPVRIRDRENESSKKFDVILDSEVDDIQAIRLKGKVLINEKSHEAINRLLHIMTDKKYSKIKQIEIRVKNKVKAQQYLKSKFDIVEAAGGVVEKDGKTLMILRNDLWDIPKGKLEKGEKRSEGAVREVEEETGVKVQREEKICSTWHTYIRNKKYVLKKTTWYRMICLDDSEMKPQKEENIQKTVWMTESEVDVAMLHSFKTIEQVVEKYRKLLKKVAN
- the coaD gene encoding pantetheine-phosphate adenylyltransferase, encoding MSDKKIALFPGSFDPFTKGHQDIVRRALKLFDEVVVAIGYNSAKSRYFEVEYMVDRVKSAFKSDENVSVMVYNELTADLAKKTDASFLIRGLRNTTDFEYENSISQVNRYLNADLETVFLITSPEYAHISSTIIREVHKYDGDISPFIPYEL
- a CDS encoding DUF3822 family protein; its protein translation is MEAIHSATYKLVKRIKDSKFDVDELHHYCLSMQIGIRDFQMSITDTRTDTCLLLEDYILQDVKTINARLQVLAKLFENHHLLMAGFWSSIKLSLKSHKFSLIPATHFVEDSVRDYLMLNCTINDSVESEYTYKHTSSNVVNAFAADKRLVSWINSLYPNKEIEVIHQGSALIEGILKYNTEAESKIVYCILDRGIMHVFVSENHKLHYYNQFSIKEAKDYVKYVMLVFKEFNLNQRTQKVMLWGNISKGSDHYKLFSKYIGNISFGKRPANLKFNYHFDELADHQYFDLLSVYLCD
- a CDS encoding NUDIX hydrolase, with product MRSEEIKTIFGNQIRTRVMGLLIQDSKVLLLNHSGLNKENELWLPPGGGVVFGEQVSEALIREFQEEVNISVKVCDFLGASEFISGELHAIELFFVVEQIGGKLQLGSDPELGEKSILKEARWMNVLEINGLSKNCIHLLFQNLESIDDLFKKKGFFNIGNNP
- a CDS encoding ATP-dependent DNA helicase translates to MPLPSEILRNKFEHEPTVSQAKAFLAIDQFVAAKTAKPTMILKGYAGTGKTSIVATLVKVLPLFNYKFVLLAPTGRAAKVISQYAKRTAFTIHKRIYKAKSNQEATGPVFSQTKNYQSNTIFIVDEASMISSEADYKNKSLLNDLIQYVFEKDGNKLLLVGDTAQLPPVHQEKSMALDRDHLSDVYQLDTTESVLTEITRQAENSGILLNATSLRNNLFQKEKLVHFDTKSHKDIYRMTGERLEDGLRYAHDKYGLENTLIICRSNKNAVMYNHYIRNTLFYKEDELDAGDLLMISRNNYNFATDQVPSGFLANGDFMEILKIKRTEELHGLRFADVEIRLTDYPDAEPFEAKIILDGLHSYTPALTQEQNQALYKSVLIDYMDLPKKQQKEAMKEDKYLNALQVKYAYALTCHKSQGGQWDAVFVDQGYLGEAEIDNDFIRWTYTAITRAKNELFLVNFDTKFF
- a CDS encoding DUF1573 domain-containing protein, giving the protein MKYILSVAVILCLAFSASAQDAELLAPTPPGPFIKFSEMSHDFGDIEQGEKVEYTFEFTNTGDAPIVISNVLTTCGCTASSWPREPVLPGTSSKIEVSFNSAGKIGHQNKVITIMSNATNNPERVKIVTNILPKTDS
- a CDS encoding VOC family protein translates to MKLGAFSVSLSVKDLTVSKSFYENLGFAVFAGSPDQNYLIMKNDQTLIGLFQGMFEGNLLTFNPGWDQAANTLDSFDDVRAIQKKMKEEKVQLIQEADESTTGPASMMMADPDGNMILIDQHV
- a CDS encoding DUF4199 domain-containing protein, coding for MKNIAIKYGLIGSVVMMFGVMLPFWIYGEDMELGAGEVYGYASMILSLTAIYFGIKQYKTELNGDLSFKQAFIFGTFVNFVAALAFGIFSYVLYAWLMPDFLQTYLDHSITMVKTNSALTPEEMEAELAYINEGKDLWLSPAFGGLLMFGTVFPIGLVMTLISSFALKTR
- a CDS encoding response regulator transcription factor — translated: MKKSAVFIGLSVGLLLTLLNALDYFHLVRVLSFEFYAAGVGLLFMALGIWAGIKLSGSKEELAAPQVSIENGKKINLSDRELDVLVELNNGLSNQEIADKLFVSLNTVKTHISNLYLKLHAKRRTQALAKAKELRIVE